Proteins encoded in a region of the Bombyx mori chromosome 23, ASM3026992v2 genome:
- the LOC101739955 gene encoding uncharacterized protein LOC101739955: protein MKFLIVILIVAGVYAELPRYRPARFRLQRQELAPTTTDSPTEATTEPSGPYPASGWKPTGAPFTLPNETPTDSYGPPEETADQSGPYPPSGWKPDGPVFVLPKQQSPPATSYGVPDNAYGAPATDAPTTDNPQAERLEGPVEVQKSVGSYFVLLPNGQLQRVEFMTENDIQNMKYSARLQFREPAPLIVFRP, encoded by the coding sequence ATGAAGTTTCTTATTGTTATATTGATCGTCGCCGGTGTCTACGCTGAGCTGCCTCGCTACAGACCTGCGAGGTTCAGACTCCAGCGTCAGGAATTGGCACCCACCACGACAGATTCACCGACGGAAGCCACTACTGAACCATCAGGGCCGTATCCAGCATCTGGATGGAAACCCACCGGGGCACCTTTCACACTACCCAACGAAACTCCCACTGATAGCTACGGACCACCTGAAGAAACTGCCGACCAAAGCGGGCCATACCCACCGTCGGGATGGAAACCTGACGGGCCTGTTTTTGTGTTACCGAAACAGCAATCGCCTCCAGCAACCAGCTACGGAGTACCGGACAACGCCTATGGAGCACCGGCAACCGATGCTCCCACGACTGACAACCCTCAGGCTGAAAGGTTGGAGGGTCCAGTGGAGGTGCAAAAGAGTGTTGGTTCATACTTCGTTTTGTTACCCAACGGACAGCTGCAGAGGGTGGAATTCATGACGGAGAATGACATTCAGAATATGAAGTATTCCGCCAGACTACAGTTCAGGGAGCCAGCGCCCTTGATTGTCTTCAGACCTTGA